A portion of the Bacteroides faecium genome contains these proteins:
- a CDS encoding alkaline phosphatase family protein translates to MKGLLTSLITVLTFTGLQAQSLPTAPKLVVGLTIDQLRTDYLEAFSSLYGEKGFKRLWKEGRVFYNAQYTFSGVDRSSAIAAIYSGTTPSMNGIISKRWMDASTLRPVNSTDDTAFMGYYTDQTCSPSKLLTSTIADELKIATQGKGLVYAIAPKCDAAILAAGHAGNGAFWINPNTGKWSGTTYYGEFPWWASQYNDRQAIDFRIANMTWEPIYPRGMYTFLPDWRDMVFKYKFDDDRNNKYRRFITSPFVNDEVNALAEEALNKSSIGMDDITDLLALTYYAGNYAHKSVQECAMEMQDTYVRLDRSIANLLEVLDKKVGLQNVLLFVTSTGYTDSESADSGLYKIPGGEFYLNRCAALLNMYLMATYGEGKYVETYHNQQIYLNHKLLEQKQLNLTEVQEKSAEFLMQFSGVNEAYSANRLLLGSWTPEIYKIRNGYHRKRSGDLVIDILPGWTMVDENSSESKVVRHSFIPSPLIFIGHSVKPAIIQTPVTIEHIAPTLAHFMRIRAPNACSAAPITDLR, encoded by the coding sequence ATGAAAGGACTACTAACTTCCCTTATCACCGTACTTACCTTCACAGGGCTACAAGCTCAGTCGCTGCCTACCGCCCCTAAACTTGTGGTAGGATTGACGATTGACCAACTGCGTACGGACTATCTGGAAGCATTTTCGTCACTCTACGGCGAGAAAGGCTTCAAGCGTCTCTGGAAAGAGGGAAGAGTATTCTATAATGCCCAATATACTTTCAGCGGTGTAGACCGTTCTTCGGCTATAGCCGCCATTTACAGCGGCACGACTCCATCCATGAACGGAATCATTTCCAAACGATGGATGGATGCGTCTACCCTGCGCCCCGTCAACAGCACGGACGACACGGCATTCATGGGTTACTATACCGACCAGACGTGTTCGCCCAGCAAATTATTAACTTCCACCATTGCCGACGAGCTCAAAATAGCTACCCAAGGCAAAGGACTCGTATATGCCATCGCCCCCAAATGCGACGCAGCTATTCTTGCCGCCGGACATGCCGGGAACGGTGCTTTCTGGATAAATCCCAACACGGGAAAATGGAGCGGAACCACTTATTACGGAGAATTTCCCTGGTGGGCAAGCCAGTACAATGACCGTCAAGCCATTGATTTCCGTATTGCAAACATGACCTGGGAACCTATTTACCCACGTGGAATGTACACTTTCCTGCCAGATTGGCGGGATATGGTTTTCAAATATAAATTTGACGACGACCGTAACAATAAATACCGACGTTTCATCACCAGCCCTTTTGTGAACGATGAAGTAAATGCGCTTGCCGAAGAAGCATTGAATAAAAGTTCGATTGGCATGGATGATATTACTGACTTATTGGCACTGACTTACTATGCCGGCAACTATGCACATAAATCCGTACAGGAATGTGCCATGGAAATGCAAGATACGTATGTACGTCTCGACCGCAGCATTGCCAACCTGCTCGAAGTGCTAGACAAGAAAGTAGGTCTGCAAAATGTACTTCTTTTCGTCACCTCTACCGGATATACGGACAGCGAATCGGCCGATTCGGGACTTTATAAGATTCCCGGCGGAGAGTTTTACCTCAACCGTTGCGCAGCCTTGTTGAATATGTACCTGATGGCTACCTATGGCGAAGGCAAGTATGTGGAAACGTATCATAATCAGCAAATCTATCTCAACCATAAGCTACTGGAACAAAAACAACTGAACCTAACGGAAGTACAAGAGAAGTCCGCCGAATTCCTTATGCAATTCAGCGGGGTGAACGAAGCATATTCCGCCAACAGGCTTTTACTGGGTTCATGGACACCGGAGATTTACAAGATACGTAACGGATACCACCGCAAACGTTCGGGCGACCTGGTGATTGACATCCTTCCCGGCTGGACGATGGTGGACGAAAACAGCAGCGAAAGCAAAGTAGTACGCCATTCATTTATTCCTTCACCGCTGATTTTCATCGGTCACTCGGTGAAACCGGCTATCATACAGACTCCTGTAACTATCGAACATATCGCGCCTACACTGGCACATTTCATGCGCATCCGGGCTCCCAATGCCTGTTCCGCCGCACCCATTACCGACTTACGGTAA
- the secA gene encoding preprotein translocase subunit SecA, with protein MGFNEILSSIFGNKSTRDMKEIKPWVEKIKAAYPEIEKLDNDALRAKTEEIKKYIFESAAAERAKVEELKASIESIELEDREEVFAQIDKTEKEILEKYEKALDEVLPVAFSIVKSTAKRFAENEEIVVTATDFDRQLAATKDFVRIEGDKAIYQNHWLAGGNDTVWNMVHYDVQLFGGVVLHKGKIAEMATGEGKTLVATLPVFLNALTGNGVHVVTVNDYLAKRDSEWMGPLYMFHGLSVDCIDRHQPNSDARRQAYMADITFGTNNEFGFDYLRDNMAISPKDLVQRPHNYAIVDEVDSVLIDDARTPLIISGPVPKGDDQLFEQLRPLVERLVEAQKVLATKYLSEAKKLIASNDKKEVEEGFLSLYRSHKCLPKNKALIKFLSEQGIKAGMLKTEEIYMEQNNKRMHEVTDPLYFVIDEKLNSVDLTDKGVDLITGNSEDPTLFVLPDIAGQLSELENVPNLTNEEKLQKKDELLTNYAVKSERVHTINQLLKAYTMFEKDDEYVVIDGQVKIVDEQTGRIMEGRRYSDGLHQAIEAKENVKVEAATQTFATITLQNYFRMYHKLSGMTGTAETEAGELWDIYKLDVVVIPTNRPISRKDMNDRVYKTKREKYKAVIEEIEQLVQAGRPVLVGTTSVEISEMLSKMLTMRKIEHSVLNAKLHQKEAEIVAKAGFSCAVTIATNMAGRGTDIKLSPEVKAAGGLAIIGTERHESRRVDRQLRGRAGRQGDPGSSVFFVSLEDDLMRLFSSDRIASVMDKLGFQEGEMIEHKMISNSIERAQKKVEENNFGIRKRLLEYDDVMNKQRTVVYTKRRHALMGERIGMDIVNMIWDRCANAIENNDFEGCQMELLQTLAMETPFTEDEFRNEKKEVLAEKTFNIAMENFKRKTERLAQIANPVIKQVYENQGHMYENILIPITDGKRMYNISCNLKAAYESESKEVVKSFEKSILLHVIDESWKENLRELDELKHSVQNASYEQKDPLLIYKLESVTLFDAMVNKINNQTVSILMRGQIPVQEAPDEQAARRVEVRQAAPEQRQDMSKYRENKQDLNDPNQQAAANQDTREQQKREPIRAEKTVGRNDPCPCGSGKKYKNCHGKNA; from the coding sequence ATGGGATTTAATGAAATTTTAAGCTCGATTTTCGGAAACAAATCCACGCGAGACATGAAAGAAATCAAACCCTGGGTAGAGAAAATCAAAGCTGCTTACCCGGAGATTGAAAAACTGGACAACGACGCACTCCGCGCCAAAACGGAAGAAATCAAAAAATACATCTTTGAATCGGCTGCCGCCGAACGTGCGAAAGTGGAAGAGTTGAAAGCGAGTATCGAAAGTATCGAACTGGAAGACCGCGAAGAAGTCTTTGCACAAATAGATAAAACAGAAAAAGAAATTCTGGAAAAATATGAAAAAGCACTGGACGAAGTTCTGCCCGTTGCTTTCTCCATCGTGAAGTCAACTGCCAAACGTTTCGCAGAAAATGAAGAAATCGTAGTGACTGCTACGGATTTTGACCGTCAGCTTGCTGCTACAAAGGATTTTGTACGCATCGAAGGTGACAAAGCGATTTATCAGAATCACTGGCTAGCCGGCGGCAACGACACGGTGTGGAATATGGTTCACTATGACGTACAGTTGTTTGGTGGTGTCGTTCTGCATAAAGGTAAGATTGCGGAAATGGCAACCGGTGAAGGTAAGACGTTGGTAGCTACTCTCCCGGTATTCCTGAACGCATTGACCGGAAACGGTGTGCACGTGGTAACCGTGAATGATTATCTGGCAAAACGTGACTCCGAATGGATGGGTCCTCTTTATATGTTCCACGGTTTGAGCGTAGATTGTATCGACCGTCATCAGCCGAACTCCGACGCACGCCGTCAGGCATATATGGCTGATATTACTTTCGGAACGAACAACGAATTCGGTTTCGACTACCTGCGTGACAATATGGCTATCAGTCCGAAAGACTTGGTACAGCGTCCGCACAACTATGCCATCGTCGATGAGGTTGACTCCGTATTGATTGACGACGCACGTACTCCGTTGATTATCTCCGGTCCTGTGCCGAAGGGTGACGACCAACTGTTCGAGCAACTCCGCCCGTTGGTAGAACGCCTGGTAGAAGCACAGAAGGTATTGGCAACCAAATACCTGTCGGAAGCCAAGAAACTGATCGCATCGAATGACAAGAAAGAGGTGGAAGAAGGATTCCTTTCCTTATATCGTAGCCATAAATGTCTGCCGAAGAACAAGGCTTTAATCAAGTTCCTTAGTGAACAGGGTATCAAGGCCGGTATGCTCAAGACGGAAGAAATCTACATGGAGCAGAACAACAAGCGTATGCACGAAGTGACTGACCCGTTGTATTTCGTTATCGACGAGAAGTTGAATAGTGTAGACTTGACAGATAAGGGTGTAGACCTGATTACCGGTAATTCTGAAGATCCGACCTTGTTCGTACTTCCTGACATCGCCGGACAACTCTCGGAACTGGAAAATGTGCCGAATCTGACTAACGAAGAAAAACTTCAAAAGAAGGATGAGCTACTGACTAACTATGCGGTTAAATCGGAACGCGTGCACACGATCAACCAGTTACTGAAGGCTTACACGATGTTCGAAAAAGACGACGAATATGTAGTTATCGACGGACAAGTGAAGATCGTAGACGAACAGACTGGCCGTATCATGGAAGGTCGCCGTTACTCTGACGGTTTACATCAGGCTATTGAAGCTAAAGAAAATGTGAAAGTGGAAGCTGCCACGCAGACTTTTGCCACGATTACTTTGCAGAACTACTTCCGTATGTATCACAAGTTGTCCGGTATGACCGGTACTGCCGAAACGGAAGCAGGCGAACTTTGGGACATCTACAAACTGGATGTTGTCGTTATCCCGACTAACCGCCCGATTTCAAGAAAAGATATGAATGACCGCGTTTACAAGACTAAACGTGAAAAATATAAAGCTGTAATCGAAGAAATCGAGCAGTTGGTTCAAGCAGGACGTCCGGTACTGGTAGGTACTACCTCGGTAGAAATCTCCGAAATGCTGAGCAAGATGCTTACCATGCGTAAGATTGAGCACAGCGTATTGAATGCGAAGTTGCACCAGAAAGAAGCTGAGATTGTAGCGAAAGCCGGTTTCAGCTGCGCAGTGACAATCGCTACCAATATGGCGGGTCGTGGTACCGACATCAAGCTGAGTCCGGAAGTGAAAGCTGCGGGCGGTTTGGCAATCATCGGTACAGAACGTCACGAATCCCGTCGTGTAGACCGCCAGTTGCGTGGTCGTGCAGGACGTCAGGGCGACCCGGGTTCTTCCGTGTTCTTCGTGTCACTGGAAGATGACTTGATGCGTCTGTTCTCTTCCGACCGTATCGCAAGCGTTATGGATAAACTCGGTTTCCAGGAAGGCGAAATGATCGAGCACAAGATGATTTCCAATTCTATCGAGCGTGCTCAGAAGAAGGTGGAAGAAAACAACTTCGGTATCCGTAAACGTCTGTTGGAGTATGATGACGTAATGAACAAGCAGCGTACCGTTGTTTACACAAAACGTCGCCATGCATTGATGGGCGAACGTATCGGCATGGATATTGTGAATATGATTTGGGACCGTTGCGCCAACGCTATCGAAAATAATGATTTCGAAGGTTGTCAGATGGAACTGCTTCAGACATTGGCTATGGAGACTCCGTTCACAGAAGATGAGTTCCGTAACGAGAAAAAAGAGGTGTTGGCCGAAAAGACCTTCAATATTGCGATGGAGAACTTCAAGCGCAAGACCGAACGTCTGGCTCAGATTGCCAACCCGGTTATCAAGCAGGTATATGAGAACCAGGGACATATGTATGAGAACATCCTGATTCCTATCACGGACGGCAAACGTATGTACAACATCTCCTGTAATCTGAAAGCGGCTTACGAATCGGAATCCAAAGAGGTGGTGAAATCGTTCGAGAAATCAATCCTGCTTCACGTAATCGACGAATCATGGAAAGAGAACTTGCGCGAGCTGGACGAACTGAAACATTCTGTACAGAATGCCAGCTACGAGCAGAAAGACCCGCTGTTGATTTACAAACTGGAGTCTGTTACGTTGTTTGACGCAATGGTCAACAAGATTAATAATCAGACCGTATCTATCCTGATGCGCGGACAAATTCCTGTACAGGAAGCTCCGGACGAACAAGCCGCACGCCGTGTAGAAGTACGCCAGGCTGCTCCCGAACAACGTCAGGACATGAGCAAGTATCGTGAAAACAAGCAGGACTTGAATGATCCTAATCAGCAGGCTGCTGCCAACCAAGATACTCGCGAACAGCAGAAACGTGAACCGATCCGTGCGGAAAAGACTGTAGGACGTAATGATCCTTGTCCTTGCGGAAGCGGTAAGAAGTACAAAAACTGCCACGGTAAGAACGCTTAA
- a CDS encoding hemolysin family protein, which translates to MNIYISLIITMVFSAFFSGMEIAFVSVDKLRFEMERKGGITSRILSIFFRNPNEFISTMLVGNNIALVIYGILMAQVIGDNLLAGFIDNHFLMVLAQTIISTLIILVTGEFLPKTLFKINPNLVLNVFAVPLIVCYVILYPISKFASGVSCLFLRLFGMKVNKDASDIAFGKVDLDYFVQSSIDNAENEEELDTEVKIFQNALDFSNIKIRDCIVPRTEVVAVDLTTSLDELKSRFIESGISKVIVYDGNIDNVVGYIHSSEMFRAPKNWHDNVKQVPIVPETMSAHKLMKLFMQQKKTIAVVVDEFGGTSGIVSLEDLVEEIFGDIEDEHDNTSYICKQIEEHEYVLSARLEIEKVNETFGLDLPESDEYLTVGGLILNQYQSFPKLHEIIQVGRYQFKIIKVTATKIELVRLKVLE; encoded by the coding sequence ATGAATATTTATATCTCTCTAATAATCACCATGGTCTTCTCCGCTTTCTTTTCAGGAATGGAGATTGCCTTTGTCTCGGTAGACAAACTGCGTTTTGAAATGGAACGTAAAGGGGGAATCACCTCTCGTATTCTATCTATCTTTTTCAGGAATCCGAATGAATTTATCTCTACCATGTTGGTGGGGAATAATATAGCTTTGGTAATCTACGGTATCCTGATGGCGCAAGTCATCGGTGACAACCTGTTGGCGGGATTCATTGACAACCACTTCCTTATGGTGCTGGCGCAGACTATTATTTCTACCTTGATTATATTGGTGACGGGAGAGTTCTTGCCGAAAACATTGTTCAAAATCAATCCAAATCTGGTTTTGAATGTCTTTGCCGTTCCGCTTATTGTTTGTTATGTCATTTTGTATCCTATATCGAAGTTTGCTTCCGGTGTATCCTGTCTGTTCCTTCGTCTTTTCGGAATGAAAGTGAACAAGGATGCGTCCGACATTGCTTTTGGGAAAGTCGACCTGGATTACTTCGTACAAAGTAGTATTGACAATGCCGAGAATGAAGAAGAGCTGGATACGGAAGTGAAAATCTTTCAGAATGCGCTTGATTTCTCGAATATAAAAATCCGTGACTGTATCGTTCCGCGCACGGAAGTGGTGGCTGTTGACCTGACCACTTCGCTGGACGAACTGAAAAGTCGATTTATAGAGTCCGGTATATCCAAGGTTATCGTATATGACGGAAATATCGACAATGTGGTCGGTTATATCCATTCGTCGGAAATGTTCCGTGCTCCGAAGAACTGGCATGATAATGTGAAACAGGTGCCGATTGTGCCTGAAACGATGTCCGCCCACAAATTGATGAAGCTGTTCATGCAGCAGAAGAAAACGATTGCCGTGGTGGTGGACGAATTTGGCGGGACGTCCGGTATTGTATCGCTGGAAGATTTGGTAGAAGAAATTTTCGGTGATATAGAAGACGAACACGACAATACTTCCTATATCTGCAAGCAGATTGAGGAACATGAGTATGTGTTGTCCGCCCGTTTGGAAATAGAGAAAGTGAATGAAACATTCGGGCTGGATTTGCCCGAATCAGACGAATATCTGACGGTGGGCGGGTTGATTCTTAACCAATATCAGAGTTTCCCGAAGTTGCATGAAATCATTCAGGTAGGGCGCTATCAGTTCAAGATAATCAAGGTCACAGCGACAAAAATAGAACTTGTGCGCTTGAAAGTCTTGGAATAA
- the lnb gene encoding lipoprotein N-acyltransferase Lnb has protein sequence MKRSFLHIVFSFCLLLLPFGQTTANSNDSIRLSLLTCAPGEIIYTLFGHTAIRYENPSQGIDVVFNYGLFSFDVPNFELRFSLGETDYRLGVVDYPHFAGEYAFFNRSVWQQTLNLTNEEKIKLIQLLQDNYRPENRVYRYNFFYDNCATRPRDKIEESIAGKVIYPTEPQDGSRSFRDIVHQYCKGHPWARFGIDLCIGSEADQPITQRQMMFAPFYLMDAFAGAQIQNDSIRRPLTEASELIVDATPEEDESGWIPTPLQCALLLFILTAGATIYGIRRRTGLWGIDLFLFGAAGIVGCVLAFLALFSEHPAVSSNFLLFVFHPGQLIFLPYIIYCVRKRKKCWYLTLNLVVLTLFIVLFPLIPQRFDFAVVPLALCLLIRSASNLIVTSKKK, from the coding sequence ATGAAACGGTCTTTTTTACATATAGTTTTTTCTTTTTGCCTGTTGCTCCTGCCCTTCGGACAAACAACCGCCAACAGCAATGACTCCATCCGTCTCAGCCTACTGACTTGTGCGCCCGGAGAAATAATATACACCTTGTTCGGACACACCGCTATTCGTTACGAAAATCCCTCACAAGGGATTGATGTCGTATTCAATTACGGATTATTCAGTTTCGACGTCCCTAATTTCGAACTCCGCTTCTCTCTTGGAGAAACAGACTACCGACTAGGAGTTGTCGACTACCCCCATTTTGCAGGAGAATACGCATTCTTTAACCGCAGCGTATGGCAGCAGACTTTAAACCTGACCAATGAAGAGAAAATCAAATTAATCCAATTGCTACAAGATAATTACCGTCCCGAAAACCGGGTGTACCGTTATAATTTCTTTTACGATAATTGTGCGACCCGCCCTCGCGACAAGATAGAGGAAAGCATTGCAGGCAAAGTAATTTACCCCACAGAACCGCAAGACGGTTCACGTTCTTTCCGTGACATTGTACATCAATATTGTAAAGGGCATCCATGGGCACGTTTCGGCATTGATTTATGTATCGGAAGCGAAGCAGACCAACCTATCACGCAACGGCAGATGATGTTTGCACCTTTTTATCTGATGGACGCTTTCGCCGGAGCGCAGATTCAGAATGACTCTATCCGGCGTCCGCTTACAGAAGCCAGTGAATTGATCGTAGACGCGACTCCCGAAGAGGATGAAAGCGGTTGGATACCCACTCCGCTACAATGCGCATTACTATTATTTATACTAACAGCCGGCGCTACCATCTACGGTATCCGGCGGAGAACCGGATTATGGGGAATCGACCTGTTTCTCTTCGGCGCGGCAGGTATCGTGGGATGCGTCCTTGCTTTTCTTGCCCTCTTCTCCGAGCATCCGGCTGTCAGCTCCAATTTCTTGCTGTTTGTCTTTCATCCGGGACAACTTATTTTCCTTCCATACATCATTTATTGTGTCCGAAAAAGGAAGAAATGTTGGTATTTGACCCTGAATCTAGTCGTTTTAACACTTTTTATAGTGCTTTTTCCACTAATTCCGCAGAGATTTGACTTTGCTGTTGTACCTTTGGCACTCTGTTTGCTGATACGTTCAGCGAGCAACTTAATAGTGACATCTAAAAAGAAATAA
- a CDS encoding type III pantothenate kinase: protein MLHLLFFYFTFAPAKDENALNLIIDIGNTMAKVALFNNGEMVEVLTESNQSLDCLKTLCSKYPIEQGIVATVIDLSERILADLAALPFPLLWLNYKTPLPVVNLYETPETLGYDRMAAVIGANEQFPHNDILVIDAGTCITYEFIDSKGQYHGGNISPGMQMRFKALHQFTGRLPMVDTNGRKLPMGRDTETAIRAGVLKGMEYEISGYIESMKHKYPELLVFLTGGDDFSFDSSAKSVIFADRFLVLKGLNRILNYNNGRI, encoded by the coding sequence ATGCTTCATCTTCTCTTTTTTTACTTTACCTTTGCGCCCGCTAAAGATGAAAATGCATTGAACTTAATTATCGACATAGGGAATACAATGGCGAAAGTCGCCCTCTTCAATAATGGGGAGATGGTGGAAGTGTTGACTGAATCCAATCAATCATTGGATTGTCTGAAAACACTTTGTTCCAAATACCCGATAGAGCAGGGGATTGTGGCTACTGTTATTGATTTGAGTGAGCGGATACTTGCCGATTTGGCAGCTTTGCCGTTTCCTTTGCTGTGGCTCAACTACAAAACGCCCTTACCGGTGGTCAACTTGTACGAGACTCCCGAAACATTGGGATACGACCGTATGGCTGCTGTGATAGGTGCTAATGAGCAGTTTCCCCACAACGATATATTAGTCATTGACGCAGGGACTTGTATCACTTATGAATTTATTGACTCGAAAGGGCAGTATCATGGTGGTAATATTTCTCCCGGCATGCAGATGCGCTTCAAGGCACTTCACCAGTTTACCGGACGCTTGCCCATGGTAGATACCAACGGGCGTAAACTTCCGATGGGACGGGACACCGAAACCGCTATACGCGCCGGAGTGTTGAAAGGCATGGAATACGAAATTTCAGGTTATATTGAGTCTATGAAGCATAAATATCCTGAACTTTTGGTTTTTTTAACGGGCGGAGATGATTTTTCTTTTGATAGCAGCGCAAAAAGTGTCATCTTTGCAGATAGATTTTTAGTGTTGAAAGGATTAAATAGAATTTTAAACTATAATAATGGTAGGATTTAA
- the lptC gene encoding LPS export ABC transporter periplasmic protein LptC, whose product MSITIVLGTIVMLLLFPSCGGKTKAVGEAITERDSLPVMQTLGVTTLISDSGVTRYRVNTEAWDVYDRKKPSYWAFEKGVYLEQFDSIFHVEASIKADTAYYYDKERLWKLIGNVDIQNRKGERFNTELLYWNEATQKVYSDKFIRIQQPDRIITGHGFDSNQQMTVYTIHNIEGIFYVDDEAGGPPQPETKALPDSVNKDAAK is encoded by the coding sequence ATGAGCATAACAATTGTCCTTGGGACAATTGTTATGCTTCTTTTATTTCCCTCATGCGGCGGTAAGACGAAAGCGGTGGGTGAGGCTATCACCGAACGCGATTCTCTTCCCGTAATGCAGACATTAGGGGTCACTACCCTTATATCCGATTCTGGAGTGACACGTTACAGGGTGAATACGGAAGCGTGGGATGTTTATGACCGCAAGAAACCTTCTTATTGGGCATTTGAAAAAGGAGTATATCTCGAACAGTTCGACTCTATCTTTCATGTAGAAGCCAGTATCAAAGCGGATACTGCCTATTACTATGACAAAGAAAGGCTTTGGAAGCTGATAGGGAACGTAGATATACAAAACCGGAAAGGCGAACGGTTTAATACGGAACTGCTCTATTGGAATGAAGCCACCCAGAAAGTGTATTCCGACAAGTTCATTCGTATCCAACAACCTGACAGGATTATCACCGGACATGGCTTCGACTCCAACCAACAAATGACTGTTTATACCATTCATAATATAGAAGGTATTTTCTATGTGGACGATGAAGCGGGTGGTCCGCCCCAACCGGAAACAAAAGCACTGCCGGATTCTGTGAATAAAGATGCTGCGAAATAG
- a CDS encoding OmpP1/FadL family transporter: MVGFKHTLCALLLTMVTGVAIAQNNTNSPYTRYGYGDLSDQSFGNSKAMGGIAFGLRDGAQINPLNPASYTAIDSLTFLFEGGVSLQNMNVSGGGVKLNAKNSSFDYLAMQFRLHPRVAMSVGLLPFSNVGYSVSDSKTENGVGQTRSFTGDGGLHQLYGGIGVKVLKNLSLGVNASYFWGDITRTRTILYPGTSESYSYIQQIGVSVSDYKLDFGAQYTQELSKKHSVTIGAVFSPKHKLNNDYTITTQASTTNSHDLDATLELPNMFGVGFTYNYDKRLTVGVDYSLQQWSKAKFGVATADDATRTEFEETYAYNDRHKISVGAEYIPNLIGRSYLSHIKYRLGAYYTTPYYKIDGKKAAREYGVTAGFGLPVPRSRSILSISGQFVRVSGQETNFVNENIFRVSIGLTFNERWFFKRRVE, translated from the coding sequence ATGGTAGGATTTAAACACACACTATGTGCGCTTTTGCTCACGATGGTTACCGGAGTGGCAATCGCTCAAAATAATACAAACTCTCCTTATACACGATATGGCTATGGCGACTTGTCCGATCAGAGTTTCGGGAATAGCAAGGCGATGGGGGGGATTGCTTTCGGACTCCGGGATGGAGCACAGATCAATCCTTTGAATCCTGCTTCGTATACAGCCATTGATTCGTTGACTTTCCTGTTTGAAGGGGGCGTCAGTCTGCAAAATATGAATGTTAGTGGTGGCGGTGTAAAACTGAACGCCAAGAACTCTAGTTTCGACTACTTGGCCATGCAGTTTCGTCTGCATCCAAGGGTAGCGATGAGTGTAGGTTTGTTGCCATTCTCTAATGTGGGATACAGTGTGTCTGATAGTAAAACTGAAAACGGAGTCGGTCAGACCCGGAGTTTTACAGGAGATGGGGGATTGCACCAGCTTTATGGTGGTATCGGTGTGAAAGTACTAAAGAATCTTTCGCTGGGAGTGAATGCTTCTTATTTTTGGGGTGATATAACCCGTACACGGACTATTCTTTATCCCGGGACATCGGAATCTTACTCTTATATACAGCAGATAGGGGTATCTGTTTCGGACTATAAACTGGATTTCGGTGCACAATATACGCAGGAATTAAGTAAAAAACATTCAGTGACAATTGGAGCAGTCTTTTCTCCAAAACATAAGCTGAATAATGATTATACTATAACGACACAAGCTAGTACAACTAACAGTCATGATTTGGATGCTACGCTGGAACTTCCGAACATGTTCGGAGTCGGTTTTACATACAATTATGACAAACGGTTGACAGTCGGTGTGGATTATAGTTTGCAACAATGGTCTAAGGCAAAATTCGGTGTAGCTACCGCAGATGATGCTACACGTACAGAATTTGAGGAAACTTATGCTTATAATGACCGTCATAAAATCTCAGTGGGTGCGGAATACATTCCTAATTTAATAGGACGTTCTTACCTATCCCACATCAAATACCGTCTGGGAGCTTATTATACGACTCCATATTATAAGATTGACGGTAAAAAGGCTGCCCGCGAATATGGCGTAACTGCCGGTTTCGGTTTGCCTGTACCCCGTTCACGTTCTATCCTTAGCATCAGCGGACAGTTTGTCCGTGTAAGTGGACAGGAAACGAATTTTGTGAACGAAAATATCTTCCGTGTGAGTATCGGATTGACGTTCAACGAACGTTGGTTCTTCAAACGCAGGGTAGAATAA